The following coding sequences are from one Nicotiana tomentosiformis chromosome 3, ASM39032v3, whole genome shotgun sequence window:
- the LOC104121429 gene encoding uncharacterized protein has protein sequence MTRLYTKVDGSFLYAFIAICASIRGWIYCRPTVVVDGCFLKSTYRGTIITASTQDAEGKILPLAYAIVDTENDASWEWFFVQFKETYGQREGMCIVLDKHDGIWRATSIVYPEVPHYACMFHLWNNIKTNFRKSQKQIKEVYFALARSYTVEEFNRHMAELEAIDSRVKIYMIDIRYDKWSRAHSKANITMVSNIAESVNAATKHARDLLVVNLLDFMTTLIQKWNYTNRKDAVESFMKIGVKYEKILAYNTILSQTMAVCIFRIIKTLHVL, from the exons ATGACACGACTATACACTAAAGTAGATGGGAGCTTCTTGTATGCATTCATAGCTATATGTGCTTCGATTAGAGGATGGATCTATTGTAGGCCAACAGTTGTAGTTGATGGATGTTTTTTAAAGTCAACTTATAGAGGGACCATAATCACGGCTTCCACGCAAGACGCAGAGG GAAAAATTCTACCCCTCGCATATGCAATTGTTGATACGGAAAATGATGCATCGTGGGAGTGGTTCTTCGTGCAGTTCAAAGAAACCTATGGACAAAGAGAGGGAATGTGCATTGTATTAGACAAGCATGATGGTATATGGAGAGCAACTTCGATTGTTTATCCAGAAGTCCCTCATTATGCATGTATGTTCCATCTGTGGAACAACATAAAGACGAACTTCAGGAAGAGCCAAAAAcaaatcaaagaagtatacttTGCGTTAGCAAGATCATACACTGTTGAAGAATTCAACAGGCATATGGCAGAGTTAGAAGCTATTGATAGTAGAGTGAAAATATACATGATAGATATTAGATATGATAAATGGTCCCGGGCGCATTCCAAGGCAAATATAACCATGGTATCGAATATTGCAGAATCAGTAAATGCAGCAACCAAGCATGCAAGAGACCTCCTAGTTGTGAATTTGCTTGACTTTATGACAACATTGATTCAGAAATGGAATTACACCAATCGGAAGGATGCCGTGGAATCATTTATGAAGATCGGTGTAAAGTATGAAAAAATATTGGCATATAATACTATCTTATCACAGACGATGGCGGTATGCATTTTCAGAATCATAAAAACACTGCATGTACTGTAG
- the LOC138908075 gene encoding uncharacterized protein has translation MAAHATEFENLKQGSKSMWEYHMEFARLSKYVILMLPTMEARVRRFVQGLSPLVINEATTAALNSDMNYGKMVAFAQATENIKLKNRIEREGTSKAQSVGNFGESFGGGKSAFRGGLSGPSQSFAQSSASAPPAGPSQQQGSRFRPNQGSRGPHQQG, from the coding sequence ATGGCAGCCCATGCCAcagagtttgagaaccttaaACAAGGTAGTAAGAGcatgtgggagtatcacatggagtttgcgcgcctgtcaAAATATGTCATTCTTATGTtacctactatggaggctagagtgcgccggtttgtgcagggccttagccccttggttatcaatgaggccactACAGCTGCgttgaattcagatatgaactatgggaagatggtagcatttgctcaagctacagagaacattaagttgaagaacagaatagagcgagagggtaccagcaaggcccaATCCGtgggcaactttggggagtcatttggtgggggaaaatcagcttttaggggagggttgtcagggccatcccagtcttttgctcagtccTCAGCTAGTGCACCTCCAGCAGGGCCCAGTCAACAGCAGGGGAGTCGTTTCAGGCCAAATCAGGGCAgtaggggaccccaccagcagggctga
- the LOC117281669 gene encoding uncharacterized protein, translating to MKSIKTLIAIVDAASLYCAMVILGLLLVSSLKENYYSTDGAVIKGNHFLNRPCDEIYVVGEGETLHTISDKCGDPYIVERNPHIHDPDDVFPGLVIKITPNYRS from the coding sequence ATGAAGTCCATTAAAACACTAATAGCGATAGTAGATGCAGCTTCTTTGTACTGTGCTATGGTAATATTGGGTCTGCTTTTAGTTAGCTCATTGAAAGAGAATTATTACTCTACAGATGGAGCTGTGATAAAAGGGAACCACTTCCTAAACAGGCCTTGTGATGAAATCTATGTGGTCGGAGAAGGTGAAACTCTGCATACAATTAGTGACAAGTGTGGTGATCCTTATATTGTTGAACGGAATCCACATATTCATGATCCTGATGATGTCTTCCCTGGTCTTGTTATCAAGATAACTCCTAACTACAGATCATAG
- the LOC104117035 gene encoding uncharacterized protein codes for MASVSIKNRSKIKTTILIASDVASWLCAISLMALVLMSSIKENNTGNWENSVVRGKQLHLSHRPCDEIYVVGEGETLHTISDKCDDPYIVERNPHIHDPDDVFPGLVIKIVPSNHNKSLR; via the coding sequence ATGGCTTCTGTATCAATTAAAAACAGATCCAAAATAAAAACTACAATACTCATTGCATCTGATGTAGCTTCTTGGTTGTGTGCTATTAGCCTTATGGCACTTGTATTAATGAGTTCTATTAAGGAAAACAACACTGGGAATTGGGAAAATTCTGTAGTCAGAGGAAAGCAGCTGCACCTGTCTCATCGACCATGCGATGAAATATATGTAGTTGGAGAAGGAGAAACATTACATACAATCAGTGATAAGTGTGATGATCCTTATATTGTTGAAAGGAATCCACATATTCATGATCCTGATGATGTTTTTCCTGGTCTTGTTATCAAGATTGTTCCTTCCAACCATAATAAGTCATTGAGATAG